The nucleotide sequence GCTTTGGCCCCTGCGGTCCGCGGGGACCGGTCCGGCGTACTTGCGGCCCCCCTTGTGGTTGGCATACCGCCGCGCCCGGGTAAAGCCCATCTGCAAGAACTTCCGCGCCATATCGGCCCCCACGAAATCCCCGGCTTCCAGGTACTCCAAGAACATCCGGTAGATCGTTTCGCTGCTCACCCGCGCCAGCTCCGGTGTGGCAAAGCGCCAGTGCGGCAACAGCTCGGCCTTGTAGGGCTGAACCAGCAAGACGCCCTGTTCTCCTACGCCCACCCGGTACAGCTCGGGGTGGGCCCGTAGGTCGAGGTGGGCGTAGTCGAGGGAGTAGTCAAACTTGCGGGACATGCTGGGGCGCTACGGCGAGCAGCGAAAAGGCACGCAAGTGCCCCAGCGCCGCCCGCCCTTCTGGGTTCATCCTTCAGTTCATGCGGTCGTCGTCCAGCATGGCCTGGAGCATCCAGCGGATCTTGTCGATGCGGGCCGCGTAGCCGTTAAACATGTCGGCCGTCGCCGGATCGTTGGCCTCGTCGGCGGTTTGCGAGTCGTCGCGGTAACCTTTGCCGATGCGGGTGAGGTCGGCCACAAGGTCCTCGACCTGGGTGCGGGCGTCGCGGACGGTCTCGGTGGGCACGCGGATCATGCTGAAGCGTTCGATGTCTCCGGGAGCGGCGATGGGGCTGCCGCCCAGCGCGACAAGGCGCTCGGCCTGCTCGTCGATCCCCGGAAAGATCTCCTCGATGAACTCGTCGTAGGCGAGGTGCAGGTCGCGGAAGAAGCGGCCCCGGATATCCCAGTGGTACTTCTTGAACTTGAGATACAGGCTGATGGTGGTGGCGAGGTTGCGCTGCAGGGCCTCGCTCACCGTGCGGAATTCCTCCTCGGTGAGGTACCCGTGGTCCACCAGCTGGTTATTGACCGTGTTCAGGTGCGCCGCGTCGGCCTTGGCTTCGCCCTCGGCAGGAACGCCGGGCGCGCCCTGAGCCGAGGTGTCCTGCGCCCGCCCCCGCTCCGGGGCGGCCTGGTCCTGCATGGCTTGGTCCTGCTCCACCGGCGTGCTCGTGCCCCGCTTGCGCGTTCCGCCTGTCTTGCTCGCCTTGCTCGTTCTGGTCATGCGTTCACCCTACGCCGCCCACCCGGGCACGCCCATAACGGGTTTCTTCACGCTTGTCCTTCCCTTCAGAAATTCTTTTCGCCGCCGCAAAAGCCCTCTGGCTAGCATGAGACATGACGACTCCTCCCGACGAGGCCGCGCGTTTGGTCGCCCAGGCCTTGCCCCTCCAGGTCAGTCCACCCGTCCCCGGCCAGCCGCACCCGGTGTGGCATGTCCCCGATGAGCAGGACCCACGGCGGCTCCACGCCGTGCAGGCCCTGGCGGTGGCCGTACAGCGCTCTCCGGAGACCTTTCGGGCGCATCTCGCCGCCTACCAGCGGCAGTATGAGAATAAGTACCCGCAACAGCCGGTCCAGCTCACCTGGAGTGAAGGGACGCCTGACCCGGCGGCCCTGGCGCTTGCTGAGCTGGTGCTGGAGACCCAACCCGGACGCTGAGCCTGGGCAGGGGGACGGCGTAGAGGACTATGCGCTCCTCCCTCGGCTATGCTGACCGTTACATGGCTGGTACGCCGGAGACGGACACCCTGTCTGCCCTGCTCGACGAGCTGCGCATCCTGCTTCAGGGCGCGCAGGTGCTCACCAGTTTTCTGATCATCCTGCCGTTTAACGCCAGTTTCCGCGACCTGCTGGCCTCCGAGCGGTGGGTGTACGCGGCGACCTTTCTCTGCTCGCTCATCAGTCTGGTGCTGCTCAGCGCCCCGGCCCTGCACCACTACCTGCGCCGCCCCATGCGGCATCCCGAACAGTTCAAGGCCACGGCGACCCGGCTGGTTCGCGGCGGCGCGGTGTTGATGTCACTCACCCTGGTGCTGGCTACCCGCCTGGTCGCGGCGCAGGTGCTGCCGGGCGCATTCGCCTGGATCGCACCGGGCGCCATCGCCCTGCTGCTGCTGGGCGTGTGGTGGGCGCTCCCCCTCCTGCACGAACGCCGCGAGTATGGGGGGCCCAAGTCCTGAGTTTCCTCAGACGGGCTGGAACAGCAGGCGATTTCCCTCCAGGGCCAGGGTGACGGCGCCCTCCTCCAACAGTTCGGTAAGGTGGGCGCTCACCACCGCACGGTTGAGCACGGCGGCCCCAGCGTGGGCCATCTCCACGCCCAGGGCGCCGCATACCCGGGCGAGCACCTCGTCCACCGGAGCTGCACCTGCCCGCACGGCGTCCAGGACCGCCCGCGTCGTGCGGGTGTAGGCAGCGAGGTTGGCGGCCACCAGCCCGCGGAGGTCCCCCGTAGGCGCGCCGTGGCCGGGAAGCACCACCCGCACGCCCTCCAGCGTGCCCAGCCGTGTCGCGGCCTCCTTCTGTGCGCGCGAGTCGGCGCAGAAGGTGAGGGGATGCTTGCCCAGCGCGTCCGGCCCAAAGAGGGCGTCGGCGGCGTACAGCACGTCTCCCACACGCACGGCGTACATCTGGACGGCGTGGCCGGAGACGTCAAGCAGTTCGACCTCTACCCCGCCCAGGCGCTGCGGGCCGGACTGGGGAAGGGGCCGGGCCGGGCTGGCGGGCGCGAGCAGGAATTTGGTCTGGAGTTCGCGGGGCGGACGCGCGCCGAACAGCATCAGGGGTTCCAGGATGGGGTGGTGGATGACGGCGGCCTCCAGTGGCGGCGCGTAGACCTCCAGCTCGGGAAAGCGCCGGAGGAGAAAGGCGTTCCCGCCGTGGTGGTCCGCGTGGCTGTGGGTATTGAGGATGGCGGTTGGCCGCAGCCCTGCCGCCGTCAGCGCCCGCAGCAGCTTGCGTGCGTGACTGTCGTCCAGGCCGGTGTCCACCACGAGTGCCCCGCCCCGGCCATCTTCGAGCAGGAGGCTGTTGACGGCGGCGGGCAGCGCGTGGATGCCGGGCGCGAGGGTCAGGAGTTCGGGGGTCATGGCGAACAGGGTAGGGGTTTGCGCCGCGATCAGAGCAGGCCCTGGCGCAGCGCCTTGACGGCGGCCTGGGTGCGGTCGGAGGCTTGCAGCTTGATCAGAAGCTCCTGCACGTGAAGCTTGACGCTGCTGACACTGATCTGGAGGTGCTCGGCGATGTCACGGTTGCTCAGGCCCTCGGCGATCAGGCGCAACACCTCCAGCTCACGCGGCAGAAGATTCACCGGAGGCCCCGGCGCGCGCACGGCGCCCAGAACGTGATGGGCAATCTGGGGATCGAGGTAGGCGCTGCCGGTCGCAGCGGCCCGAATAGCCAGCAGGAGCAGATTGGGGCGGGCACGTTTGAGGCAGTAGGCGTCTGCGCCGGAAGCCAGGGCAGCGAGAACTTCGGCCCGCAGGTCGTGGGCGGTGAGCATCACCACGCGCGTGCTGGGCCAGCCACGCTTGATCTCTCCTGCGGTTTGAATGCCGTCCATGCCCGGCAGGCCGATATCGAGTACGGCGACGTCGACGGGGGTACGGGGGAGGATTTCCAGCGCCTCCTCGCCGCTGCGCGCCTCGGCCACCACGCGCAGGTCCGGCTCAAAGTTCACCGCGACCCGCAGGGCATCACGGGTAAAGGCGTGGTCTTCCACCAGCAGGACCCGAATGACGGCAGCACTCATCCGGCGCGTCCCCCTGCCAGCAACAGGGAAAAGACAGTTTTGGCCCGAGCGGTGCGCTGGTAGTGCACGCTGCCTCCATGCGCTTCTGCGATGCGGCGAACCAGGTAGAGGCCCAGGCCGCTGCCGCCCCCTGCTCCTCCCCCGCGGAACCGCTGAAACAGGGTGGCTTCACGGCTGGGGGGGACTCCGGGGCCCTCGTCGGTGACGCGCAAGCGGGCGTCATCCAGATCCAACCCCAGCTCGACGGTGACGGTCCCGCCCGGCGGGCTGAACTTGATGGCGTTGTCCAGCAGGTTCTGAACCGCGCGGCGCAGGTCGTGGCGCGAGCCTTCGACCCGCACGCTGTGCAGGTGGAGCTCGAAGGTCACGTCACGGGCCTGGGCCCGGGGCCGCAACTGCTCCACGACCCCCAGCACCACGTCGCGCATGTTCACCTCCTGCGGTTCCTCGGCGGCCTCTCCCCCTTCATAGCGGGCGACGGTGAGGAGCTGATCAGCCAGGGACAGCAGGGCGTCGTTGGCATCGAGGCCATGTTGCAGGGCGCGGCGGTACTCCTCGGGCAAAGGGCCGTAGGCACCCCGCAGGGCCTGGTCGATGTGCAGGGCGTTTGCCAGGAGCGGCGTGCGCAGGTCGTGTGAAAAGGCGTAGATCAGGTCGCGCACCACTTCACCCTGTTCAGCCAGTTGCGCCCGCTGCGCCGCGAGGCTGTCGAGGAGGGCGGTGCGCTCCAGCAGCGGCTGAAGGGCCGCTATCGCCTCGGCGAGTGCTTCGGGGCTCACCTGCGGGCGCTGTACCCGAACCCACAGGTCACCGTCTTGCCGTGCCAGCGTCGCGAGGAGGTGTTCGCCGTCCGCAGCTCGCCAGACGGTGCCCGCATCGGGGGGACGCACCAGCAGGTCCAGGGGAAGATGGGTATTGAGGTGGTGGGGTGCCTCCGGCGGAAATGTGGCGTGGGGTGCTCGCAAAAAGCCCCGCCTCACGCAGCCGATCTCCACCGCCTGCGCCCCGCTCAAGACGCACAGGCCCTGGGCAGCGCGGGCCACGAACTCCGCCTCGCCATAGGGCCCGCTGACGGTTTGCACCAGGGTGCGCAGGGCGCGCTCCTGCTCGCTGCGGCGCTGTTCGGCGGCCAGCCACGCGGCGCGCTGTGAGGCGGTACGGGCGCGCAGGGTCAGCCCACCGACCAGGAGGGTGGCCAGCACGCTGATGCCGCGGTTCAGCAGGTCCGTGGTGGGCGGCTCCCCGGCTTGGAAATGGAGCGCGCCCGCCACCACATTGGCGAGCACCGCAAACGCGAGCAGGCCCAGGGTGAAGCGGCGCGAGCCGCCCAGCGCCGCTAGGGCCACCGGCGCGGTGAGCAGCGTGCCCACCACCAGGGTGGGGGGCGTGAGCAGGTCCGCCAGCGTGATCAGGGCCGCGAGCAGCACCGCCAAGGTCGGCACGGTCTGCACCTGCTCGCGCCGCCCCGCTGTCGCGGGAGGAAACGCGGGGACAGCCTTCATAACCGTCTAGCTTAGCGGCTGCGTGCCCCCGTTGCTTTGGCCACCTGGCCAGTGACGCCGGGGAGGCACTTTCTTAGCTTGGGTGTATGTCCGACACGTCGCCGCCCAGTGCCCTGATGCGCTGGTTTCTGGAAACCGAGCCTCCTGAACGCGAGGGCTTCTACGAGGCAGAGCAGGCCGCGCAGGCCCAGCACCACAAGCATCCCTGGTGGCAGGTGATGTGCCTCACCGGCGTGGACTACTTTTCCAGTCTGGGGTACGCGCCGGGCATCGCCTTTCTGGCGGCGGGCGCTCTCTCCCCGGTGGCGACACTGGTGCTGGTGGCCGTGATGCTGTTTGGTGCCCTGCCGATGTACCGCCGGGTCGCCCACGAAAGCCCGCACGGTGACGGCTCGGTCAGCATGCTCGAGCGGCTGCTGACCTACTGGCCCAGCAAGCTGCTCGTGCTCAGTCTGCTCGGGTTTATTGCCACCGGATTTATCGTGACGATCACCCTCTCGGCAGCAGACGCGGCGGCCCACCTCATCGAAAATCCTCTTCTCAAAACAGCTCTGGCGGGCACCCAGGTTCCCGTGACGCTCGCCCTGATCGCCCTGCTGGGCGCCGTGTTTCTCAAGGGCTTTCAAGAGGCGATCGGCATCGCCGTGGCGCTGGTGGCGCTGTACGTGGGCCTCAACGTCATTCTGGTGGGACGCGGCCTGCTGGAGCTTTTGACCCATCCGCACCTGGTGAGCGACTGGTGGACCGGGCTGCGGCAGACCTACGTTTCGCCGCTCGCCCTGATCGGCGCGGCTGCGCTGGTCTTTCCGCGTTTGGCCCTGGGCATGAGCGGCTTTGAAACCGGCGTGCTGGTGATGCCCCTTGTTCGGGGCCGACCAGACGACACACCGGCCAAACCGCTGGGCCGCATTCACAACACCCAGAAGCTGCTGACCGCCGCTGCCCTGATCTCTGGAACCCTGCTGCTCACCTCGTCTCTGGCGAGTACCCTCCTGACGCCCGCCGCCGCCTTTTGGCCCGCGATCACCTACACGCATCCGGTGAATGCTTCTGACCTCGCGGCGGGCCGAGCAACCGTCAATGTGCCGCTGGACGACGCGCAGACGCCGCGCGTGCTGTATACCCTGCCTCTGCCCGCGAGCGCTGCGGCAGGTGAACCGGCGTCCTTTACGGTTCGGGCACAGACGGTGGGCGGTCCGGTGCCCCTGACGGTCGCGGTCACGCCGGGCTCTCCGGTAGCGACCGTGACGGTCAGCAAGCCCGCTGGAGAGGCCAACAGCCGCGCGCTGGCCTACCTTGCGCACCGTTACCTGGGTGAGGGCTTTGGGACCCTGTATGACGTCGCGACCATCCTGATCCTGTGGTTTGCGGGCGCTTCGGCCATGACGGGGCTCCTCAACGTCGTGCCACGTTACCTGCCGCGCTACGGTATGGCCCCGGAATGGACCCGTGCCACCCGGCCCCTGGTGCTGCTCTTTACGGCCATCTGCTTTCTGGTGACCCTGGCGTTTCGCGCCAACGTGGACGCCCAGGGTGGGGCCTACGCGACCGGCGTGTTGGCCATGATGACGTCAGCAGCTTTTGCTGTGTTTCTGACGGAATGGAAAAGGTGGCGGCGCGGCCCCACCCTCTTTTTTGGGGGCGTCAGCGCCCTCTTTACCTATGCGCTCGGCGTCACGGTGCTCGGGCAACCGCAGGGCCTGGCCATCGCCCTGCTGTTTATCGTCGCCATCCTGGTCACGAGCGTGGCCTCGCGTGTGAGCCGCGCGACCGAACTGCGCGTTCAGCAGGTCACCTTCGACGCGGAAGCGGCCCGGTTCGTCCAGGAGGCGAGCCGGCGCGGCTTGCCGCTGCGCTTGATTGCCAACCGCCTCAATGCCGGGAACACCCGCGAGTACCGCCTCAAGGAGCTGGAGGTGCGGCTAGACACCCACCTGCCCAAGGGTGAGCCGCCCCTCTTTCTGGAGGTAGCGGTGACCGATCCCAGCAATTTCAGCGACACGGTGACTGTCACGGGCGTTCGGGTGGGCCGTCACACGGTGCTGCGGGCCCGGGGGAACAGCGTCCCCAACACCATCGCCGCCGTGCTGCTGCACGTGCGTGACCTAACCGGCGTGCCGCCACACATCTATTTCGAGTGGAGCGAGAAAGGCCCGGCGGCCAACGCCCTGCGCTTCCTGCTGGCCGGAGAAGGGGACATCCCGCCCCTCACCCACGAGGTCCTGCGCCGCGCCGAACCCGAAGCGTATCGCCGCCCGGTGGTGCACGTGGGCGGGTAGGCGTACACTCGCCCGCGTGACGGTGCCCGCGGCCTCGGTTCCCTTTCGCCTCTCGGCAGCCCAACTCGGGCTGATCACCGCGAATTTTCTGATGTGGGGTGGATTTTTTGCGGTGATTCCGCTGGTGACCGTGCATTTCGTGGACGGGCTGGGCTGGGCCGCGAGCAGCGTGGGGCTGGTGTTGGGGGTGCGGCAGCTCACCCAGCAGGGCCTGACCGTGTTCGGCGGGGCCTGGGCCGACAGCCTGGGCCCCAAGCCGCTCATCCTCGGCGGGTGCCTCATTCGCACGTTGGGCTTTGGGTGGATGGGCTTTGCCGACACGCTGCCCGTCCTGCTGGCCGCGTCGGTGCTGGCCGGGCTGGGCGGCGGCCTGTTCGACGCGCCCAAGAGTGCAGCCATCGCCGCCGTCACGGCGTCCGAGCACCGTGCGCGGATGTTCAGCCTGACGAGCATCTCCGGGAACCTGGGTATGGTGACGGGCCCGCTGATCGGTGCGGCCCTGATCGGTCTGGGCTTTCGCACGGCAGCGCTGGCGGCGGGCAGCGTGTACCTGGTCGCCTGCGCGGTGCTTGCCGCCACACTGCCCCACATCCGCCCCGCCCGAACGGTGGGCAGCGGCCTGGCGGGGCTGAAGACCGCCGCCCTCGACCGCCGCTTTCGCCGCTTTACCCTCGTGCTGGTGGGGTATTTTCTGCTGAGTACACAGCTCAACGTGGCCGTGACCCTCAAGGCCGTCACGCTGGCGGGACCGGGGGCGACGGGTCCGCTGTATGGTCTCTCGGCGGGCCTATCGGTGCTGCTTCAGTACCCGCTTCTCCGCTTCGTGGAGCGCCGGGTCCGAACACGGGCAGCGCTGGTGGCCGCCGTGCTGACGGTCGGCCTCAGCCTGGGTCTGATGGGCTTTGCCGTCACCTTTCCGCAGCTTCTTGCCTGCGTGGCGCTCTACAGCCTGGGGACCATGCTCGTCTACCCCACGCAGCAGACCCTGACGGCCCGGCTCGCCCCGCCCGGCCTAACCGGCAGCTACTTCGGCTTCAGCGCGATCAGCCTGGGCCTGGGTGGCGCGGTCGGCAACCTGCTGGGGGGCGTCCTGATGGATGCGGGCGAGCGGGCAGGCCTGCCGCTGCTGCCCTGGCTCACGCTGATGGGGGTGGGGGTGCTGACGGCCCTGGGGCTGCGCTGGGCCCTGCGGGAGGTGCCGCGACGCGAGGAGGCAGAGGCTGGCCGGGCGTAGACTCAGGCCATGCTCTGGGTGAATGCCTTCATGCTGCTGCTCGTCGCCCTGCTGGTGGGCTGGGTGCCCGTGCTGGGGCCGCTCGCGCTGGGCTTTCTGGCGGGCCGAGCGGAGAGGGGAGCGCGGGCGGTTCTGGTGCTGCTGCCCGCGCTGCTGCTCCAGACGCTCGGCCTGCTGGGGGTGCGCTGGCTGGAGAATGCCGCGGAGGCGCGGGGCCTAGAAGGGGGGATCTGGACGGCGCTCGCCTGGTTGGGCAGCCCCCTACAGGTCGCTTTGGGGCGTCCCCTCGGGAACATGATCGGAGACAGCGACCTGGCGGGCTTCCTGCTGCTCTTTACGCTGCCTGCCCTGCTGGGGCTGGGGCTCGGCGGGCTCACGGGGAGGAGGACGCGGCGGCTGTAAGGCCCCCCAGCGCCCAACAGCAGGGCGAGCCGGGTTCGGGCAGGTCGGACATGTCCGCCACCCCACGCGGTCGCGGCGCGTAGCGTGAGCACATGACAAAGTTCCCCTCGACCGAAGTCGACCCGGCCAACACCCCCTGGAGTTACGAGACGACGGCCGTACAGACCGGCATCCCGCGCGGCCTGGGCGAGACGGTTGGCCTCCCGATTCACCAGGCCGCCGCCTTCCAGTTCAGCACCCTGGAGGAGGCGCAGGACGAGTTTGCGCGCAACCAGGGCCTCAGCTATGCCCGCCTGCAAAATCCGACCGTTCGTGCCCTGGAAGAACGCCTGACCGCGCTGGAGGGCGGCGCGGCGACCGTCGCCCTCTCCAGCGGGCAAGCCGCCACCCTGACCGCGATTCTGAGCGTGTGTCGCGCCGGTGACCACGTCGCGGCGACCGCCAGTCTGTTTGGTGGCAGCGCGGGTTTGCTGAACAACATTCTGCCGCTGATGGGCATCAGCGCGACCCTGACCGAGAACACGCCCGGTGCCATCGCTGCGGCGATGCGGCCCAACACCCGACTGGTCTGGGCGGAAACGATCGGGAACCCGGCCGGGGACGTGCCGGACCTCGCGGCACTCGCGCAGATCGCGCACGAGCGGGGGGCGCTTTTGGGCATCGACAACACCTGGGGCGGTGTGGGCTACCTCTGTCGCCCCCTGGAGTTCGGCGCGGATCTCGTGACCCATTCGCTCACGAAGTGGGCGGGCGGGCACGGCAGCGTGCTGGGCGGCAGCGTGACTGCCGGTTCCCGCCATGACCTCACCCGCAACCCCATCTACACCGAGGGCGGCGAGAACAGCCTGCTTTCCCAGCGCGGGGAGCAGGCCCTCGCTTGGCGGGTGCGTTGGCTGGGCGCCCACCAGATGGGCATGACCCTGAGTCCGCACAGCGCTTTCCTGCTGGCCCAGGGCCTGGAGACGCTCGCCCTGCGCCTCACGCGCGAGAGCGAAACGGCCCTGGCGCTGGCGCAGTGGCTGTCCGGGCACCCGCGCGTGCAGGGCGTGTCCTACCCCGGCCTGCGCAGCAGCCCGCATCACGCGCTCGCCCAAAAGTACCTGCGCGGCGGCTTCGGGGCCGTCCTCACCTTCGAAGTGCCCGACCCCG is from Deinococcus sp. YIM 77859 and encodes:
- a CDS encoding O-acetylhomoserine aminocarboxypropyltransferase/cysteine synthase family protein, coding for MTKFPSTEVDPANTPWSYETTAVQTGIPRGLGETVGLPIHQAAAFQFSTLEEAQDEFARNQGLSYARLQNPTVRALEERLTALEGGAATVALSSGQAATLTAILSVCRAGDHVAATASLFGGSAGLLNNILPLMGISATLTENTPGAIAAAMRPNTRLVWAETIGNPAGDVPDLAALAQIAHERGALLGIDNTWGGVGYLCRPLEFGADLVTHSLTKWAGGHGSVLGGSVTAGSRHDLTRNPIYTEGGENSLLSQRGEQALAWRVRWLGAHQMGMTLSPHSAFLLAQGLETLALRLTRESETALALAQWLSGHPRVQGVSYPGLRSSPHHALAQKYLRGGFGAVLTFEVPDPAAFLARLKVIRIAPNLGDTRTLAVHPWTTTHGRLPEAARRAAGVSAQTIRMSVGLESLEDLQADLEGALA
- a CDS encoding response regulator transcription factor — its product is MSAAVIRVLLVEDHAFTRDALRVAVNFEPDLRVVAEARSGEEALEILPRTPVDVAVLDIGLPGMDGIQTAGEIKRGWPSTRVVMLTAHDLRAEVLAALASGADAYCLKRARPNLLLLAIRAAATGSAYLDPQIAHHVLGAVRAPGPPVNLLPRELEVLRLIAEGLSNRDIAEHLQISVSSVKLHVQELLIKLQASDRTQAAVKALRQGLL
- a CDS encoding MBL fold metallo-hydrolase is translated as MTPELLTLAPGIHALPAAVNSLLLEDGRGGALVVDTGLDDSHARKLLRALTAAGLRPTAILNTHSHADHHGGNAFLLRRFPELEVYAPPLEAAVIHHPILEPLMLFGARPPRELQTKFLLAPASPARPLPQSGPQRLGGVEVELLDVSGHAVQMYAVRVGDVLYAADALFGPDALGKHPLTFCADSRAQKEAATRLGTLEGVRVVLPGHGAPTGDLRGLVAANLAAYTRTTRAVLDAVRAGAAPVDEVLARVCGALGVEMAHAGAAVLNRAVVSAHLTELLEEGAVTLALEGNRLLFQPV
- a CDS encoding ATP-binding protein — encoded protein: MKAVPAFPPATAGRREQVQTVPTLAVLLAALITLADLLTPPTLVVGTLLTAPVALAALGGSRRFTLGLLAFAVLANVVAGALHFQAGEPPTTDLLNRGISVLATLLVGGLTLRARTASQRAAWLAAEQRRSEQERALRTLVQTVSGPYGEAEFVARAAQGLCVLSGAQAVEIGCVRRGFLRAPHATFPPEAPHHLNTHLPLDLLVRPPDAGTVWRAADGEHLLATLARQDGDLWVRVQRPQVSPEALAEAIAALQPLLERTALLDSLAAQRAQLAEQGEVVRDLIYAFSHDLRTPLLANALHIDQALRGAYGPLPEEYRRALQHGLDANDALLSLADQLLTVARYEGGEAAEEPQEVNMRDVVLGVVEQLRPRAQARDVTFELHLHSVRVEGSRHDLRRAVQNLLDNAIKFSPPGGTVTVELGLDLDDARLRVTDEGPGVPPSREATLFQRFRGGGAGGGSGLGLYLVRRIAEAHGGSVHYQRTARAKTVFSLLLAGGRAG
- a CDS encoding DUF6328 family protein; its protein translation is MAGTPETDTLSALLDELRILLQGAQVLTSFLIILPFNASFRDLLASERWVYAATFLCSLISLVLLSAPALHHYLRRPMRHPEQFKATATRLVRGGAVLMSLTLVLATRLVAAQVLPGAFAWIAPGAIALLLLGVWWALPLLHERREYGGPKS
- a CDS encoding DNA starvation/stationary phase protection protein; translated protein: MTRTSKASKTGGTRKRGTSTPVEQDQAMQDQAAPERGRAQDTSAQGAPGVPAEGEAKADAAHLNTVNNQLVDHGYLTEEEFRTVSEALQRNLATTISLYLKFKKYHWDIRGRFFRDLHLAYDEFIEEIFPGIDEQAERLVALGGSPIAAPGDIERFSMIRVPTETVRDARTQVEDLVADLTRIGKGYRDDSQTADEANDPATADMFNGYAARIDKIRWMLQAMLDDDRMN
- a CDS encoding DUF4385 domain-containing protein; translated protein: MSRKFDYSLDYAHLDLRAHPELYRVGVGEQGVLLVQPYKAELLPHWRFATPELARVSSETIYRMFLEYLEAGDFVGADMARKFLQMGFTRARRYANHKGGRKYAGPVPADRRGQSGAHGRPELPRSPEDPAKAEAARLFKAKWDQAEANETYARLKREHRARYG
- a CDS encoding MFS transporter, with the translated sequence MTVPAASVPFRLSAAQLGLITANFLMWGGFFAVIPLVTVHFVDGLGWAASSVGLVLGVRQLTQQGLTVFGGAWADSLGPKPLILGGCLIRTLGFGWMGFADTLPVLLAASVLAGLGGGLFDAPKSAAIAAVTASEHRARMFSLTSISGNLGMVTGPLIGAALIGLGFRTAALAAGSVYLVACAVLAATLPHIRPARTVGSGLAGLKTAALDRRFRRFTLVLVGYFLLSTQLNVAVTLKAVTLAGPGATGPLYGLSAGLSVLLQYPLLRFVERRVRTRAALVAAVLTVGLSLGLMGFAVTFPQLLACVALYSLGTMLVYPTQQTLTARLAPPGLTGSYFGFSAISLGLGGAVGNLLGGVLMDAGERAGLPLLPWLTLMGVGVLTALGLRWALREVPRREEAEAGRA